GAGTTGCTTTCTTTGACCCTATTCTGATTGTACTGCCACTCTTTGTGAGATAGCTCGGTTCTCCCCATTTAAGCGTTTCTTCCAATTGTTCTATCCCCTCAGATTCTGAAGCTGTTTCCAGAATCAGTCGACGGAGATACATCAATTTTTCCCGCACAATTGGTGGATAGCTGCGGAATGTCTCTGAAACTTGTGAGCTTGCTATTTTTTCCATATCAACCCATACCGACTTTTACTCATATCCTGATATGTTATGCACTTATGTTTTTTAATCAGTCGATTGTTGCCAGTTTGACACCTAATTAGAAAATGCTACGGCTGAAGTGGCCAAAATTGCTGACAATCCCAAGGCAGCAAAAATGACATGAATAAATGCACCCGTCCAAATGCCAAACATTGCAGAGAAGCCTGATTGTACGCCTCTCTTAGCCGTCTGCCCCAGAATAAATGCCATATCTGGGCCTGGAGAGATATTTAACAAAACAGCAGCAGTTAAAAATGTAGCCCAATGGGCAAAAGCATCTTCGTTATTTCCTGTGACCTTTAAATTTTCAGTGACTTTGTCAACCATCGGTTCAATTCTGAAAATCAGCTTTTGTGCCACTCCAGAAAACAGAAGCATTGCCAGGCATTTTACAGCGGATGTTCCCATATTAGAATGAGCTTATCAGTCAGGGTAACATATTGAAATCAATATTATTTTCTCCTGCTCTGCAATTTTCGTCTAGTGACTACATTTACCATTTGTTTTGGTAGCGTGGTTGGTGGAACAATGCCCAACGCACTATAAAGTTGATGAATGTTCCGGCGTGGCGCTGGAATAGAAAGAAAAGAAATCTCACCGTTAATAACATTTTCTATAGCACAATGGGTCGATAATTGCTTGAGACCTTCTTCAACAGTAATATCAAAATCGCGCCAGGCTTTCTTTAGTTTTAAGTAGAGCCTATAGGCAAGCATCACGACAAAAGCATGACCTCTGGTTCTGCTTTCTTTGCGGACATATATAGGCCTCATTTCCAGGTAGCCGGTTTTCATTGTCCTGAAAGCTGTCTCTACTTGCGTCAGATCTTTATACCTATCATGAACAATCTCTTTTGGTGCAACACCGGCAGCAAGGTCGGTTTTCAGCACATAACACCCATCCAATTCTGCTATTTCAGCAAGATAATCCTCATACTCCTCAACGGTTATATGGCGATCTTTTGCAGTGGTGTGGAGAAAATCAATCACTTTCAAACGACTCTCAAGTTCCCACACCTTCTTTATAGCAACATGCTGGTTTGCTCTTGGATGATCCGCAAGATATTGATTTTGTTTCCGGGAAAATTGTATTACTTTCTCAATTCTCTCCCGGCGGGATCTGGCCAACTCTTCTGCACGGATAGGGTTGCGACGCAAAATGTAGCGTACGCCTTTGTCTTCAACTTCACATATCTCTTTATCAAATAGACCGAGTTGGATCACCTTTTTCTTCAACATAGCCTTAATCTGAGCCTTGGTGATAGCAGTTATATAATTGAATCCGGCCTCCCCCAGTTCTTGAATCTGGCTCGATTTGATCATCCCTCGATCACCAACCATGGTTACTTGCTGGCAACCAAATTCCTCAGCAACTTTTTTAATTTGACAACCAATGGTGTGAAAGTCTAAGGTGTTACCTTTGAATACCCGTATGGAAACGGGGATACCATCCTCATCACAAAGCAGACCGATAACTATCTGCTTCTTTCCTCTTTTTTTGTCACGATTGTAACCCCAATCACCCAATTCGTTACATTGACCCTCAAGATAACTTGAAGTGACATCATAAAGGAATAAGGAAGGTATCT
The DNA window shown above is from Desulfomarina profundi and carries:
- a CDS encoding IS1634 family transposase, which gives rise to MYITTTKSKGKNKVYKSVLLRESYREGTRVKNRTIANLTHCKPNEIKALQLAMRHKNDPDKLEMLLGSHVENRQGRSVGAVWVLNRLAENIGLTKVLGKSNEAMLSLWMVMARLIDQGSRLSAVRLAREHGISELLGLVDFDEDDLYHCLDWLCDNQAEIEKKLFKQTYGEQIPSLFLYDVTSSYLEGQCNELGDWGYNRDKKRGKKQIVIGLLCDEDGIPVSIRVFKGNTLDFHTIGCQIKKVAEEFGCQQVTMVGDRGMIKSSQIQELGEAGFNYITAITKAQIKAMLKKKVIQLGLFDKEICEVEDKGVRYILRRNPIRAEELARSRRERIEKVIQFSRKQNQYLADHPRANQHVAIKKVWELESRLKVIDFLHTTAKDRHITVEEYEDYLAEIAELDGCYVLKTDLAAGVAPKEIVHDRYKDLTQVETAFRTMKTGYLEMRPIYVRKESRTRGHAFVVMLAYRLYLKLKKAWRDFDITVEEGLKQLSTHCAIENVINGEISFLSIPAPRRNIHQLYSALGIVPPTTLPKQMVNVVTRRKLQSRRK
- a CDS encoding DUF1801 domain-containing protein; amino-acid sequence: MEKIASSQVSETFRSYPPIVREKLMYLRRLILETASESEGIEQLEETLKWGEPSYLTKSGSTIRIGSKKATPEQYAIYFHCKTKLVDTFREIYRSVFKFEGNRAIVFDKNEEIPVEELKHCIYLALTYHNRKHLTMLGV